In Juglans regia cultivar Chandler chromosome 5, Walnut 2.0, whole genome shotgun sequence, the following are encoded in one genomic region:
- the LOC118348446 gene encoding protein CHUP1, chloroplastic-like, with translation MIGEIENRSRYHKAIKSDVERRGEFIKFLTKEVESATYRDVSDVEAFVKWLDGELSSLVDERAVLKHFPQWPERKADALREAACTYRDLKSLESEVSRFVDNPKEPLTQALRRIQALQDRLEQSIANIERMRESTIKRYKDLQIPWEWMLDTGLLGQMKLSSLKLAREYMKRIANELQADECSCEENLKLQGVRYAYRVHQFAGGFDAEAIQAFEKLKKAGLDSEK, from the exons ATGATTGGAGAAATTGAAAACCGCTCAAGATATCATAAAGCT ATAAAGTCAGATGTGGAAAGACGTGGGGAATTCATCAAGTTTCTCACTAAAGAGGTAGAGTCTGCAACTTATAGAGATGTTTCCGATGTGGAGGCTTTTGTGAAATGGCTAGATGGGGAATTGTCTTCGTTGGTTGATGAAAGAGCTGTACTGAAGCATTTCCCACAATGGCCAGAACGAAAAGCAGATGCACTAAGGGAAGCAGCTTGCACCTACCGAGATCTGAAAAGCCTTGAATCTGAAGTTTCACGTTTTGTGGACAACCCAAAAGAGCCTTTGACCCAGGCTCTAAGAAGAATACAGGCATTGCAAGACAG GTTGGAGCAAAGTATCGCCAATATCGAAAGGATGAGGGAAAGCACAATCAAGAGATACAAGGATCTCCAGATACCTTGGGAGTGGATGCTGGACACAGGTCTACTCGGTCAG ATGAAACTAAGTTCACTGAAGCTCGCCAGGGAATACATGAAAAGGATAGCTAACGAATTGCAGGCTGATGAATGCTCATGTGAAGAGAATCTTAAGCTTCAAGGAGTTCGATATGCATATCGAGTACACCAG TTTGCAGGTGGTTTTGATGCAGAGGCTATACAagcatttgaaaaattaaagaaagccggattggatagtgaaaaatga